The genomic window TTCAATCAGCTGTTGTATCTGTTCATTATCTTTTTCCAGATCGCTGTTTGTAATGTTCTTCTTCAGTGGGAACTGGATATATGGGGATTGTTGATGAACTATGTGGTCGTCTTGATCATTTATGCTTTCATTCGATTTGTGATGTATAACAATGATAAAAAAGAAGCCGATGAGATCAATCAATTCATTCAAAAAAGAAACCGAGATAAGTCTTAAGTGACACTTATCTCGGTTTTTTTGCATCTTAGTTTCGTATTTCGACCACTTGGGAAAAGCCCATTGTTTCAGTAAAAACTATCCGTTATAGTTGATTTATCAACAACACGAAGGAGAAAATTATAATGAATGAATTAGTAAAAGTAATGAACTTAGCGAAACAATATGACGGTCAACAGGTGCTGGAAGCAATCACCTTTTCAATCAACGATGGGGAGCTGTTCTCGATTCTCGGTCCGAACGGTGCCGGTAAATCAACTTTGATTTCATTGATTCTGGGGCTAACAAAAGCTGATGCAGGTGAGATATTATTGGATGGTAAACTATTGGATTCAGATTCCACGGAACATAAATCACTGATCTCCGTTGTTTTTCAAAACAGTATATTGGATTCAGAACTGTCAGTCAAAGATAACTTGGTCATGAGAGCGTACTTCTATACCAACAATTGGAAAGCTGCGAGAAAACTGGCAACAGAAAAATTGGCAGATGTACAAGGAAGTCATCTTTTGAACAAACGCTACGGTGTTCTATCAGGTGGAGAGAGACGGAAGGTCGATATTGCCAGAGCCTTACTAAACACACCGAAGCTATTGTTCCTCGATGAACCAACAACAGGACTGGACATTGCTTCTCGTGCCGATATGTGGCGATTGGTTCATCAATTAAAAGAGAAATATAAAATGACCGTTGTTTTGACCACACATTATATGGAGGAAGCCAGAGATTCAGATAACATCTTAATGCTTTCAGCAGGACAGATTGTTGCCTGCGATGCACCGGAACAATTGAAAGCAACCTATAATTGCTCGACATTAGAGGACGTATTTTTAGCCATTGTTGATAAAGGAATGCCCGCAATGGCATAAATAAGAACCTAGAAGTAGCGGACATCGGACCACCAAAAAGAAAGAACTGATCAATGACTTGAGCAGTTCTCACAAAAAAGAGAAGGAGTTTTTATCATGAATGCATTAGTATATAGAGGGTTATTATTGTTTTTCAAAAATAAACAGGCGGTTGTGGGGTCATTTATAGGCGCATTGATTATGATCGGCTTATATGTCTTTTTATTGGGGGATAGCTTAGTCAATCAATTATCTATGCTATCAAATCCACAGCTAGTTATTGATACATGGATGTTGGCAGGGGTTATCGGAATTGCTTCAGCTAGTTCGACTCTAGGCTCAGTGAGTCAATTGATTCGTGATAAGGAGCGTAATGTTTATACAGATTTCATGATTTCACCGGTTTCTAAAAGTAAAATCATGCTGGGTTACTTTTTCAGTACCTTCTTGATTTCAACAATCATTACGTTAGCAGTCATCATTGTTTCTGAATTGTACATCGTCTTTCTTTCAGATGGAGCCTTCTTGTCGTTGCCGAACTTTGGCTTGTTAGCTCTTGCTGGGATCTTAACAGTATTTTGTTCTTCTTCATTTATGTTTTTTGTAGCTAGCTTCTTCCGTCGTATAGACACGTTCTCAACAATGACGTCAATCATTGGTCCATTGCTTGGGTTCCTAACAGGCTGTTATGTGCCGATTGGCAGCTTACCGGAGGCAACACAAAATGTGATTCAATATTTCCCATTAACAAGTGGTGTTGTGTTGATTCGCCGTGTATTGACTGAAAATGCATTTGCATCAGAAAACTCAGAGGCCGTACAAGCAATCAAAGAAGAGTTGGGCATCGTGATGAACTACCAACATGAAATCCTTGTGCCAGTGTTGATCCTTATTGTATCTAGTCTTGTATTTTTAGGCATCGCTCTTTGGAATGTAAAAAGAATTGAAATGAAACGATAAAATAATAAAAATGAATGAGTCTGAACAGCTATTGAGAAATTTCTTGATAGCTGTTTTTTTGGTCAAAAAACTCCTAGTTACGCTAGGAACCGAATAGATTCCGGCGTGGTAATTAAAAAACTCCTAAACGGTTAAGATGATGTTGGTTTCCCGACCACCACATCAAAAAGTTTAGGAGGTATCTTTATGAAAAAAATTAACGAAAGTTTTGCACACGCTGTATAGAAATGTAAGCTTCATTATGTGATTACTTGGTGTTCGTATTTAAACTTTTGGATGCTCTTCTTAAAAAATAGAGAATGCCGCAAAGGAAAAAGCTTAAAATCAGAGCTCCGGCAACCCCGGCAATAATCATTGTGGAAGATAAAGGATTCGGATTTTTTGAAATATTATAGATAATTAGAGCCGTGCTGCAAAGGATCGGAATAAAATAGACTGTCTTTGATTTCTTTTTCGAAAGCGCACAATAAAGTGTTGAAATAAGCATTACGAAACTAACAATAGTTGGAGTATCCATAGGTAAACAACCTCTTTCTTTATTTGATAAATAAATCATACCATTCATCGTTTGCCAATCAAACTTACAATCGATGTAGTGATGCTTACGAGTTGGTAAGGGTTCTGCTATATGGATAATATCAATGCTTGCAGCATATGAGTGGATTAGAATAGTAGCGATAAATATGAAGCGAATAAATATTTTGATGCAAAAAAAGTGAAAAAGATATACGATGATTATATAGAGAAAAATTCACAGATATATTCAGTGGTGATGTAGAGAAGGTTCTACTATATTAACAAAGAGAGCACTCTCAGAAAAGCTTC from Enterococcus sp. 9E7_DIV0242 includes these protein-coding regions:
- a CDS encoding ABC transporter ATP-binding protein; this translates as MNELVKVMNLAKQYDGQQVLEAITFSINDGELFSILGPNGAGKSTLISLILGLTKADAGEILLDGKLLDSDSTEHKSLISVVFQNSILDSELSVKDNLVMRAYFYTNNWKAARKLATEKLADVQGSHLLNKRYGVLSGGERRKVDIARALLNTPKLLFLDEPTTGLDIASRADMWRLVHQLKEKYKMTVVLTTHYMEEARDSDNILMLSAGQIVACDAPEQLKATYNCSTLEDVFLAIVDKGMPAMA
- a CDS encoding ABC transporter permease, producing MNALVYRGLLLFFKNKQAVVGSFIGALIMIGLYVFLLGDSLVNQLSMLSNPQLVIDTWMLAGVIGIASASSTLGSVSQLIRDKERNVYTDFMISPVSKSKIMLGYFFSTFLISTIITLAVIIVSELYIVFLSDGAFLSLPNFGLLALAGILTVFCSSSFMFFVASFFRRIDTFSTMTSIIGPLLGFLTGCYVPIGSLPEATQNVIQYFPLTSGVVLIRRVLTENAFASENSEAVQAIKEELGIVMNYQHEILVPVLILIVSSLVFLGIALWNVKRIEMKR
- a CDS encoding DUF3021 family protein, which gives rise to MEVKKYLKEAFRLTSLIFTTLIAINLVLQNDVAHDVLEVMLLISAVSGGLHFLLNDNGKYSNRRLIFNQLLYLFIIFFQIAVCNVLLQWELDIWGLLMNYVVVLIIYAFIRFVMYNNDKKEADEINQFIQKRNRDKS